The following proteins are co-located in the Aliidongia dinghuensis genome:
- a CDS encoding ABC transporter ATP-binding protein: MSALPQAPAPEVALCAQGLNRSFGGLKATSDVSFDVAAGSITALIGPNGAGKTTLFNLITNIFPPHSGTVSYFGTSLAGWSPNRIAAAGLIRTFQSARVFPGMTALENILVGRHRLNKATILGQMLRTPFARGEEQARVRRAEELLDLIGLAAERDTNAMELPMGSQKLLDVARALMARPRVLLLDEPAAGLNDSETAELSDLLLAIRASGITVLIVEHNMSLVMNVADQVIVLEAGKLIAHGTPAAVQADERVITAYLGAAEASPDEGTAS; encoded by the coding sequence ATGAGCGCTCTGCCGCAAGCCCCGGCGCCAGAGGTGGCACTCTGCGCCCAGGGGCTCAACCGCTCTTTCGGCGGCCTCAAGGCGACCTCGGACGTCTCGTTCGACGTCGCCGCCGGCAGCATCACCGCGCTGATCGGGCCGAACGGCGCCGGCAAGACGACGCTCTTCAACCTGATCACCAACATCTTCCCGCCGCACAGCGGCACGGTCAGCTATTTCGGCACGAGCCTCGCCGGCTGGTCGCCGAATCGGATCGCCGCCGCCGGCCTCATCCGCACGTTCCAGTCGGCGCGTGTATTCCCCGGCATGACAGCCTTGGAGAACATCCTGGTCGGCCGGCATCGCCTCAACAAGGCGACGATCCTCGGCCAGATGTTGCGCACGCCGTTCGCCCGTGGCGAGGAGCAGGCGCGCGTCCGGCGCGCCGAGGAGCTCCTGGATCTGATCGGCCTTGCGGCCGAGCGCGACACGAACGCGATGGAGCTGCCGATGGGCTCGCAGAAGCTGCTCGACGTCGCACGGGCGCTCATGGCGCGCCCGCGCGTGCTGCTGCTCGACGAGCCGGCGGCGGGCTTGAATGACAGCGAGACGGCGGAGCTCTCCGACCTGCTGCTGGCGATCCGGGCGAGCGGCATCACGGTACTGATCGTCGAGCACAATATGTCGCTGGTCATGAACGTGGCGGACCAGGTGATCGTGCTCGAAGCGGGCAAGCTCATCGCCCACGGCACGCCCGCTGCCGTCCAGGCCGACGAGCGCGTCATCACCGCCTACCTCGGCGCCGCCGAGGCAAGCCCGGATGAAGGGACCGCGTCATGA